The following DNA comes from Oceanococcus atlanticus.
TGGCGGAAACTGTGGTTGTCATTCTTGAAATGATCCCGGTTAGCGCGCAAAGGCGCCAAGACTTGGGGTGGACAGAAAGGGCGCGAATTCTAGGGATTCAGCTGACAAAAATCAAGCCGAATCAAACTCTAGTATTCGTAGGACAGTGAGACCGACGAGATGGTGTCGGTTTGCTCGGTATCAGCGGGCACGTTGCTGTTGTGCTTCACGGTAAAGGCCAGGTTGGCAAACACCCCGCCGATCACCGACAGCTTCAGCTCGCTGAGCGATTCCGTGTAGGTGTTGGTGTCACCGTACTCGGTGGTCAGGGTCTGCGCAAAACGGCTGGTCTCGCTGATCTGCCAAGCATAGATCAGACCAGCGCGTCCCACCACCTCAGATTCACGCCGCGCACCATCTTCCTGTGCCAATGTCTGGCGAGCACCGGCGCCCAGCTCCAGATCCAGCTTGTGCGATTCGCCATTGATGACACGACGACCGTAGCCCAGTGTCTGTGCGGTCCGTTCTCGGACACCACCGAACAGGTCCTTTTCGAAATCCAGCTGCAGGAACAGGTAGTCGTTCTCGGTGAAATCCAATGCGCTGCGCATGCCGACCACGTAACGCTCAGAGGTGGTGCGCTTCTCGATGTTGCCCGCATCATCCTCAGTTTCACTGCGCGCCTGCATGGCGCTGGCCTTGAGCGCGTTGTGCCACACCTCTTTGTCGTAACTCAGACCGAATTCGAAGTTGAAGGTGCTGGTCTCGCTGTTGCCGCTGGCGGCAATCGCGCCAACCGCAATTTTGCCGCCCCAGGGACTCTCTGCGACGGCCCCAACACTGTGCAAACTGGCACACAGCGCAAACACAGCCGTGCCAAGACGCATCGGATAAAATGTAGGGTTCATCTGCTTTTTCAGGGCAAAGGGCCGCGTATTCTAGGAAATGAACCATCGATTTCCAATTGAACAGGCGGACCTGTGCGTGAAATGCGGCCTGTGCGCACCGCACTGCCCCACCTACGCCCTGTCGGGCATGGAGCCGGAGTCGCCGCGCGGGCGCATCGCCATGATGACGGCAATCGCCGACGGCACGGTCGCGCCCAGCGATCGCGCGCGCGAACACCTGGATCATTGCCTGTCCTGCCAGGCCTGCGAAGCGGTATGCCCGGCCAAAGTGCCGTATCTGTCATTGCTCGACAGCCATCGCGCCTTGCATCCACCCCGCGCCCCGCGCACCCAGCGCTGGCTGCAAAGCATATTGAGCGGGCAACGCTTGCGGGGCCTGCTGCGCGCCACACTGCGCCTGGCCCAGAGACTCAGATCTTGGCTCTGGCCGATCAGCCGCGCGCTGCGGCTGACAGCCCTGAGACGTCAGCTCAGCCTGCTACCGCAAGGTCGAACCGCGGCATTGCCAGCCTTTGCGCGCAACGCCGAGGTCTACATCTTTGCCGGCTGCGTCGGCGACCTGGCCAATGCGCCGGCTGTTGAGGCCCTGCTGAGCTGCTGCCGCGCCCTCAAGCTCAAGGCCAGCGTGATTCCGGCCGGTCATTGCTGCGGCGCCCTGGCCCAGCACGCCGGTCAGCCGCAGCAGGCAGAGGCGTTGCGTGCGCGTCTGAACGACCTGCTCGATCCGTCCAAACCGGTGCTGGCACTGGATTCGGCCTGCGCCAATCAGCTGCGCGACAGTGGCTGGTCACAGGTCGAAGAGGCCTGCCACTTCCTCAATCGCCAGCACTGGCCGGATCAGGCGCTGCGCGCCCCCGAACAACGCGTGCTGATCCATCAGCCCTGCTCCCAGCGCAACGGTCTGCGCCAGCCTGAGGCCGCGCGCAGCCTGTTGCAACGCGTGACCGGCCTTGAGCTGCACGACATGCCGGATGCCGCGTGTTGCGGCGCCGCTGGCACCCACATGCTGCAATTCGCGCAACGTGCAGACGCGCTGCGCGAGAGCAAACTGGCGGCCTGCCAGGCAATCAAGCCCACCGCGCTGGTGACCACAAACATCGGCTGCGCCATGCACCTGGCCGCCGGCTTGCGCTTGCACGACGACGCCCCATTGACCACTGTATGCCACCCGGTTGAACTGATCGCACCCTGCCTTGAGTCTGTATAACCACCAGCAAATTCACGCCGCCCTGATTCAGCGCCGCACCATCCACGATTTCCTGCCGGATCGGGTGCCGCCGTGGCGCGATGTCGAAATCGCCCTGCAGGCTGCCTGCTTTGCGCCCAACCACTATTTCACACAGCCGTGGCGCTTTTACGCGATCGGTGACAAGACCAAGCAAGCGATTGTTGATCTGAATGCGGATCTGGTGGCCCGCAAACGCGGCCCCGAGGCTGGCGAAAAAAAACGCCGACGCTGGGCCGAAATTCCGGGCTGGCTGGTGATCACCTGTGAGCGCTCAAGCCAGCCGCTGCGTGCCCGCGAGGACTATGCGGCATGCTGCTGCGCGATCCAGAACCTGATGCTCGACCTGTGGGCCCGCGGGGTCGGCTGCAAGTGGACATCCGGCGATATCATCCGCGAGCCGGCGTTCTACCGCCTGCTTGGCATCAAGGCCCAGCAGCAAGAAGTGGTCGCCCTGCTCTGGTACGGCTACCCGGCGGTGATTCCGCGCACCATGCGCTCAAAGCTGGACAGCAAGCTGACCCGTCTGCCCTGACCGCCGTCACTGGTTTGCAGACAGCTGCGCCAGGGCCAGCTGCATCTGCACCGTTTCACGTGTCTGCGCCATGAGCATGCGCTGGGCCAGCTGGCGCACCGGCGTAAGACGGGCCTCGCGGGCCGCAAACTCCAGCATCGGCAGGCCGCCCTCATGGTGCGCCATCATCAGGTTCAGAAACAGGCGATCTCGCGCCTCAGCATGCGCCCGATCCAGCTGTTCGATCTGGGCACCGGTGGCCAGCCCGGGCATGCCGCTGGCCGAGTTCTCGCAGGCCACCAGATACGCTTTGAGCTTGGCATCCGGCGGACGCTGCCCGGCCAGCATCCAGTCCATCGACCGGCCTGAAGGCGCCAGGGCTTGATCCCACAGGCTGAGCCAGCCGCGCATCTGACCGAGTTCTAGCAGCTGGTTCTGGCGCACCGCTTCAGCAAAGCCGTTCAGGCCGGATTCATGACCGTGCAGAAACAGGGTGGCCAGAAATATGGCCTGATCGTGATGCTGGCTCATGTGCTGGGCAAAGCCGATATCGACCACACCGGGCGTGTTGTCCGCATAGTGCGCAGGCGCGGCCTGCGGCATCGTCAGCCACGCCCCGAACACGCCACAGGCCACCGCTGCCATCAGCGTCAGCGCATGTTTCACGGCGCCTTATCGGACAGCGGATAAACCCCGTTTTCGAATTCCAGCACCAGGAAACCGTTGTCCATGCAGGTCACCCACAACTGCTCACCCACAAAGCGCGGCGGCGAGCTGCACCAATCCGCGCTCATCTCGCCATGCACCGCGCCCAGCCCCATGGCCAACAGCTCGGGCACTGCAGCCACGTAATCGAACAGATAAGGGGTCAGCGCCAGCGGGTTTTCGCCACTGGCGTTCTGGTCGGAAATCACCGGCAGCACGCCACCGCCATAAGCATGCAGTGAACCGTGCAGACGCGGCGCTGCATCGGGCTGGGCCGGCGGATTGAAATAGGCGATCTCGCGTGGTTCACGTGGATCGCGAATGTCGAACACGCGGATGCCGGACTGGAAATAACCGCACGCCATCGCCGTCGGGTTCTCGACCCGGTCGACATCGCAATAATGCGCTTCATAGGAAAACGCGCCGTTGCGCGCGGTGTCTTCCACACGCAATGCCGCGTGTTCAGGACGCTGGATCTCCAGCTGAAGATGGGTGATCACCTCGGGGGCGGTTTCATCGCTGATGTCGATGATGCGAATGCCTTCCGAGGCAAATTCATCCGGCGCGATCAGATGCGGCACGCCATCGAAGAACACCGGCAGCGCATGCTGGCCACAACTGCGTGGATTCCAGGTCAGATGACTGATCTGGCGGACCTGCGGTGCACTGGCGCGGTTCTGCACCTCACTGATATCCAGGGTCAACACACCGCCCGGCAGGCAGGTCGCCAGATACATGCGCGTGCCATCTGCATTGAATTCAGCGCCGTGATTGGCCGGAAAGCCCTGCAAGCCGGAATACACCACCCGAGGCTGGGCCGGCTCGCTGACATCAATAGCGGTGAGGCTGCCCGCGACCAGCCCGGTCGCCCAGTAGGTCTGACCGTCAGGCGCCCAGTTGCCTTCATGACCGAGCAGATTGGCTGGCAATTCCAGCGAGGTACCGAGCAAACCGTTGCGGTGCACCGGCTGGGCGCAATCCTCATTGATGTCATACACGTCGAAAAACCCGGGCGCGGTCAGCAGGCCCACAGCCACACCACCAATCAGGCCGCGCTGCTCGTTGACCTTGAGCGACTCCCAGGTCCCCAGCAGCATGCCCGGGCTAGCATGGTGGCCGGCAAAAACCGGTGCGCTGGGATCTGACACATCCACAACCTGCATACCGGGGGTTGCACTCAGCACCGCCGCAATCGGCCCGCTGGACATATAGGCGCAATGCCCACTGGATGCACTGACCACCGAGGCACCCTGCCCCTGGTACTGCCCGACCTGTTTGAGATTGCAGGAATACGCCTGCAAATTGCGTCCGCTGTCGCGATCGGCAAGTGGCACCTGACCTTGCAGCCCGGTTTCGGGCTGGCTGCCCGGGCCACATTGAGCCGCCTGCGGCACCACCGAACGAACTTGAGAGGGCGGCGTATCAATGCGCCCTCCGTTACAGGCGCCCAGCGCCAAACTGAGGCCAACGCAGGCCGTCGCCGCATTCCATGCACGCATTACCGTCTCCCGATCTGATCCGCTGTGGGTTTTGTTATGTCAGACGAGTATCTGGCATGCCTGGCACAGGCACAAGACGCGTTGCGACCTTGTCAGGCATCACCCGGCAGGCTGCGCAGATCAACCTCGGCACGCAGCAGCAGCAGCTCGATCAGGTCACGCGCGAGGCCCTCGCGCAGACGCGCCTCTTCAACATCCTTGGCGAGCACCACCGTGGGGTCGAAACTCATGCGCCGGTCGGCCGACAGGCTGTAGACCTCGGAGCGCCATTCACCGGCCAGAATCTGGAAATCGACATGCCGGCCCAGTTCGTATTCCACCGCCTTGCCATCCGCACCAATTGCCGCCACCACCCGGGTGTCACGCAAGCGGTGCAGCTTGATGGTGAAACGTGGCTCACCCTGCGCGGTCACGCCCCGCTGTTGCAGGGCGCGATCCAGCGCGGTGGCGAAGTACAGCATGGCCGGTTGCCGCGCGGAATAGTCCAGACGGTAATGTGGCCATGCCGACGGCCAGTTGTGACTGCCTTGCAGCTGAAACCCGCAGGCGCTGAGAAACCCGATCAGGCCGATCAGCAACCCGCAGCGCAGCAAGCTGTTCACCCCACCACCAGGTTGACCAGCTTGCCTGGCACGTAGATTTCCTTGCGCAAGGTCATGCCCTCAAGGTGGCGCTTGACGTTCTCGTCCGCCTTGGCCTGGGCAAGAATCGCGTCCTTGTCAGCCGCAGCATCGACTTCGATACGCCCGCGTAACTTGCCGTTGACCTGCACCACCAGCGCGATGCTGTCGCTGACCAGTGCGCGCTCATCAACCTGCGGCCAGTTCGCATCGATCACTGCACCCTCATGCCCCAGCGCCTGCCACAGCTGGTCGCAGACATGCGGGGTTATCGGTGCCAGCAGCAGCACCGCAGTGTCCAGCGCCTCCTGCACCACCGCGCGGCCCTGCGCGCTGTCATCAGCAAAACGCGAGACCGCATTCAAAAGCTCCATCACTGCGGCGATGGCGGTATTAAAGGTCATGCGCCGACCGATGTCGTCGCCGGCCTTGCTCAAGGTTTCATGCACCTTGGCGCGCAGGCCTTTCTGCTCGCGACTCAGGGCATCAACATCCAGCGCCACCACAGCGCCGCCCTGCACGTGCGCATGCACCTGACGCCACAGACGCTTGATGAAGCGCAGCGCACCATCAACACCGGCATCCGACCATTCCAGCGACTGATCCGGCGGCGCCGCAAACATCATGAACAGGCGCACGGTGTCGGCGCCGTAGCGTTCGATCATGACCTGCGGGTCGATGCCATTGTTCTTGGACTTGGACATCTTGTTCATGCCGTCGTATTCGACAACCGAACCGTCCGACTTCAGCGTGCCACCGACAATGCGCCCGTCGGCATCGCGCTCAATCTCAACATCCAGCGGCGACACCCACTGCTGACCGCCCTTGTCATCACGGGTAAACCAGCTGTCGGCCAGCACCATGCCCTGGGTCAGCAGACGCTTGAACGGTTCATTGGAACTTAACAGCCCTTCGTCACGCATCAGCTTGTGGAAGAAACGCGCGTACAACAAATGCAGGATGGCGTGTTCGATGCCTCCGATGTACTGATCAACCGGTGCCCAGTAGTCGGCGCGCGCATCGAGCATGGCGCTGTCGGCATCCGGGCAGGCGAACCGGGCGTAGTACCAGCTCGATTCGAAGAAGGTATCGAAGGTGTCCGTCTCACGCCGGGCATCGCCGCCGCAGGAGGGGCATTTGACCTTGATCCACTCGTCCATCGTGGCCAGCGGCGATGCGCCCCCGGTCACCGTCACATCTTCAGGTAGCGCCACCGGCAGCTGGTCTTCCGGCACCGGTTGATCACCACACTGATCGCAGTAGATCACCGGAATCGGGCAGCCCCAGTAACGCTGACGAGACACACCCCAGTCGCGCAGACGGAAGTTGACCTGCTTTTCGGCGGCCTCGCCCAGATGCTGCTGTAACGCGGCAAAGGCCGCGTCAAAATCCAGACCGTCGAAATCGCCCGAATTGATCAGACGACCGCGTGCGGTGTAAGCGGCCTCGGAAATGTCCGGCACCTGCTCGCCATCAGCCGAAATCACCGCCTTGAGCGGCAAGCCGTAGGCCTGGGCGAACTCCCAGTCGCGCTGGTCGTGCGCCGGCACACTCATCACCGCGCCCGTGCCATAGGACATCAGCACGAAGTTGGCGGCCCACACCGGCACCTTCTCGCCGGTGACCGGGTGCACGGCATCAATGCCCAGCGCGATGCCTTTTTTGTCCTGGGTTTCGAGATCCGCCGCAGCGGTTCCGCCGCGCTGGCACTCGGCCACAAAAGCCGCCACTTCAGGTTTGTCCTGCGCGGCCTGCTGGGCCAGCGGGTGGCCAGCAGCAACGGCCAGGTAGGTCACCCCCATCAGGGTGTCAGGGCGCGTGGTGAAAACCTCAAGCGGCTCGGCATCGGGCACGGCGAAGCGAATGCGCAGCCCTTCGGACCGTCCGATCCAGTTGCGCTGCATGGTCTTGACCGCCTCAGGCCAGTGCTCCAGCTCATCCAGCGAGCTGAGCAGCTCCTCGGCGTAATCGGTGATCTTGAGGAACCACTGCGGAATTTCGCGCTGCTCGACCAGCGCACCGGAGCGCCAGCCGCGGCCGTCGATAACCTGCTCGTTGGCCAGCACGGTGTTGTCGACCGGGTCCCAGTTGACCACCGAATTCTTGCGGTAAACCAACCCCTTCTTCATCAGCCGGGTGAACAGCCACTGCTCCCAGCGGTAATAGCCCGGATCACAGGTCGCCAGTTCACGCGACCAGTCGTAGGCAAAGCCCAGACGCTGCAACTGACCACGCATGTAGTCGATGTTCTCGCGCGTCCAAGCCGCGGGCGGCACCTGGTTCTTGATCGCAGCGTTCTCGGCCGGCAGGCCGAAGGCATCCCAGCCCATCGGCTGAAGCACGTTTTTGCCGCACATGCGGTGGTAGCGCGCGAGCACATCACCGATGGTGTAGTTGCGCACATGGCCCATGTGCAGGCGCCCGGATGGGTACGGGAACATGCTCAGGCAGTAATATTTTTCCCGCGCCGGGTCTTCGCTGGCCTTGAAAGCCTGCGCCTCATTCCAGCGCTGCTGCACCGCGGTTTCGATCGCCTGCGGATCGTATTGGTCCTGCATCACAAGTCGGTCTTGAAAAAGGCGCGCTATGTTACCAGCCTGCGACGCATCAGCAGGCCCAGCAGCAAGGCCACGGCTAGGTAGCCAAGCAAGGGCCAGCGCCCCCAGCGCTGATAGGGCGTGAGGCCGTCACGCGGCACCACCCGGGCGCGCAGGCTGCCGCGCACGCCCCAATCCAACTGTTGCTCGACCATGCCATCCGGCCCGATCACCGCGGAGATCCCGGTATTGGCCACGCGCAGCAGGCTGCGCCCGGACTCGACCGCGCGCAAGCGCGCGATCTGCAGATGCTGCTGGGGCGCCGCCGAACCGGAAAACCAGGCATCGTTGGTCACGTTGACCAGCAGCCCCGCGTGGCGCGAGGTTTCGCGCACTTCCATCGGGAAAACGTCCTCGAAGCAGATCGACATCGAGACCGCATGACCGTTCACATCGAGGCTGCGCTGCCCATCCAGCCCGACCGCAATCGACGGAAACGGCAGATTCAGCACATCGAACATCGGGCGAATCCAGGCTGGCGCGGGTATGTATTCGCCAAACGGCACCAGATGCTGCTTCACATAACGCCCCTGATCCTGGCCCAGGGCGTAGACGGTGTTGTAAGTGGCGCCGTCCTGCTGGGTCAGTATGCCGGCGTAGAGCGTGCCGCCCGCTTCACGGGCACGCAGGTCGAGCTCTTCGAACAGCCAGGTGACATAGTCATAGGGCAGCGGTATCGCCGCCTCCGGCCAGATCACCAGATCCGCCGGCCAGGCCTGTGAGGTCATGCGCTCGTACAGCTCGATGGTCGGCAGACGATTTTCCGGTCGCCATTTCTGATCCTGACTCATATTGCCCTGGATCAGCACCGCTTCGATGGGTTCTCCCGCAGCCTGGGTCCACTGCGATGGCGCTGGCAGCAGCACATGCGCCGTGATAACCGCCAGCACAGCGCCCGCCGCCAGCAGTCGCGCGCCCCCCGCCAGCAGCGTCAGCAGCGCCACCGCAAGCAGCGCGTACACCGCCGACACGCCATGCACCCCCAGCACGGCCGCAAGCTTGAGACCACCGAGCACCTCGGTGGCCACATAGCCGAGCGAAAACCACGGAAAGCCGTCAAACAAGGTGTCGCGCGCAAACTCCGCAAACATCCAGCAGGCCGGCCATAGCCACAGACCACGCAGACCGCTGATGGGCGGGTGCAGCCAGGCCTGCAGACCTGCGGCCAGCGCCGGAAACAGGCTCAGATACAGCGCCAGCATGAGCAGCAGCAGCAACGACAAGGACAGCGGCGCACCGCCATAAACCCAGGTGCTGATCAGCACCCACCACACGCCACTGAGAAAATGCGCAAAGCCGTACAGCGCGCCCAGCAGCAGGGCCTGGCGCGGTGTGCGCCCGCGCAGCGCGTACAGCAACAACAAGGGGCCAAGTACCACCCCCGGCCAGATATTGAGCGGCGCGAACGCTGCGGTGGTCAGCAGCCCGCCCAGCAGTGCAGCGATGACGGACCGGCGCATGACGACTAATCCTGCTGCGGTTGCCCGCTCACCGTGACCCGCAGCATGGCCAGCCGTCGGCTGTCAGCCCGCGCCACCTGGAACTCGAACTCGCCCAGAGTGAGGGTTTCGCCCGACTTGGGCAGACGCCCGAAGTGATGCGTCACCAGCCCGCCCAGGGTGTCGAACTCCTGGTCCGAGAAGGTCGCCCCGAAATAGGTGTTGAAATCCTCAATCGAACACAAACCCTTGACCAGATAGTGGCGGCTGTCCTGGCGCAGGATCGACGCCCCTTCGGTTTCGTCGTACTCGTCGTCGATATCACCAACAATGGTTTCCAGAACATCCTCGATGGTCACAAGGCCGGACACACCGCCATATTCGTCGACCACCATGGCCATATGATTACGCCCGCTGCGAAACTCTTTCAGGAGCACGTTCAGGCGTTTGTTCTCAGGCACGAATTCAGCCTTGCGCAGGCAGTCCTGAATGCGGAATTCGCTGGTGTCCACGTCCTGACCTGCATACTTGAGCAGATCCTTGGCCAGCAGGATGCCGAGCACATGATCGCGGTTCTCGCCAATCACAGGAAAACGCGAGTGACCGGAATCCACCACCGCGCGCAGCACGTCTTCGATCACCATGTCGTGCTCGATGACAACCATCTGAGAGCGCGGAATCATGATGTGCTCGACCGGGGTGTCGGCTGCCTTCAGCACACCCTCGATCATCAGTTGAGCGTCGGCATCCATCAGTTCGAACTGGCGCGCTTCGCGCAGGATGGCCGAAAGTTCTTCGCGACTGCGGGGCGCCCCGGCAAGGCTGCGGCCCAAACGCCGCATCCAGTTGTCGGAAGGCCCCTCGGTACTCGAAGGATTATCGTCAGACATGATCGTGTTACTCGTACGGATCGGAAAAATTCAATTCAGCTAGCAGTTTGCGTTCCAGGTCTTCCATGCGTTCGGCCTCATCGGCCTCGACATGGTCATGACCCAGCAGATGCAGGCAGCCATGGATCACCATGTGGGCCCAATGGGCCTGCAACGATTTGCCCTGAGCCTGGGCTTCGGCAGCGACCACCGCTGCACAGATGACCAGATCGCCAAGCGCTTGTTCATCCGCCAGCTCGGCAAACTCTTCGGGCAGGGGCTCGGCGGTAAAGGACAGCACATTGGTCGGCTTGTCCTTGTCTCGATACTGCGCATTCAGGGCCTGCGATTCGGCCTCATCGACGATGCGGATGACCAGCTCGCCAACGCCGGGATGATCACGCAAGGCGATGTCGGCCCAGCTTTGCAGCAGCGCATCTTGCGGCGCGTCATGCTCACAGGCGCGCTGAACAACTAGCGACACGCTCATCGCGCATCCCCACCGTCATTTGCACCTTCATGTTCGCCGTAGGCATCGACAATGCGCTGCACCAAGGGGTGACGCACCACATCGCCGGAACGGAAGTAGGTAAAGCTGATTCCCGGCACGCCGTCCAGCACCTGGGTGGCGTGACGCAGGCCGGACTGGCCAGGCCGTGGCAGATCGACCTGGGTCACATCACCGGTCACCACGGCGGTGGAGCCGAAGCCCAGCCGGGTCAGAAACATTTTCATCTGCGCCACGGTGGCGTTCTGCGCTTCATCCATGATGATGAAGGATTCGTTCAGCGTGCGGCCACGCATGTACGCCAGCGGCGCCACTTCGATGATGTTGCGCTCGATCAGCCGCCCGACCTTCTCGAAGCCGAGCATTTCATACAGGGCGTCGTAGAGCGGACGCAGATACGGGTCAATCTTCTGGGCCAGATCACCAGGCAGAAAACCCAACCGCTCACCGGCTTCCACCGCCGGGCGCACCAGCATGATGCGGCGCACTTCGTCGCGCTCCAGCGCTTCCACCGCGGCCGCCACGGCGAGATAGGTCTTGCCGGTCCCGGCCGGACCAACCCCGAACACCAGATCATGACGCTGGATGCTGCCGAGATAATGCGCCTGACTGGGATTGCGCGGACGAATCACACCGCGGCGCGTGCGGATGCGCAGAGGCTCGGCGCTGTCTTCGGTGACCTGCTCGCGCGCCGCCATGTGCACGGCCTCGCGGTCCACCGTCGCACCACCATTGCCACCGTACAGGCGACGCACGGTCATGGCCGCCTGCTCAACCGCTTCGGCACTGCCGAGGATTTCGAAGTCATAGGCGCGGTTGCGAATCTCAACATTGAGATCCCGTTCGAGCTGACGCAAATGCTGATCCGCAGGACCACACAACGCAGATAGACGATCCTGCGACTCCGGCTGGAGTCGCAGCTGTTTGGAGGTGTTCACGAGCGCAAGGCAATCATCAGGCGGCGTGGGCTGCCGGGTTGACCAGCACGCCACGCAGGGAATTGGGCAAAGCCTCGGTAATTTCGACGTCAACAAAGCGCCCGATCAATTCCG
Coding sequences within:
- a CDS encoding PhoH family protein; translation: MNTSKQLRLQPESQDRLSALCGPADQHLRQLERDLNVEIRNRAYDFEILGSAEAVEQAAMTVRRLYGGNGGATVDREAVHMAAREQVTEDSAEPLRIRTRRGVIRPRNPSQAHYLGSIQRHDLVFGVGPAGTGKTYLAVAAAVEALERDEVRRIMLVRPAVEAGERLGFLPGDLAQKIDPYLRPLYDALYEMLGFEKVGRLIERNIIEVAPLAYMRGRTLNESFIIMDEAQNATVAQMKMFLTRLGFGSTAVVTGDVTQVDLPRPGQSGLRHATQVLDGVPGISFTYFRSGDVVRHPLVQRIVDAYGEHEGANDGGDAR